From Nymphaea colorata isolate Beijing-Zhang1983 chromosome 6, ASM883128v2, whole genome shotgun sequence, a single genomic window includes:
- the LOC116256868 gene encoding GDP-mannose 3,5-epimerase 2, translating into MGSAGNTGTMYGEYTYDNLEREPYWPYEKLRISITGAGGFIASHIARRLKSEGHYIIASDWKKNEHMTEDMFCHEFHLVDLRVMDNCLKVTTGVDHVFNLAADMGGMGFIQSNHSVIMYNNTMISFNMLEASRINGVKRLFYASSACIYPEFKQLDTNVSLKESDAWPAEPQDAYGLEKLATEELCKHYNKDFGIECRVGRFHNIYGPFGTWKGGREKAPAAFCRKAITSTDRFEMWGDGLQTRSFTFIDECVEGVLRLTKSDFREPLNIGSDEMVSMNEMAEIVLSFEDKNLPIHHIPGPEGVRGRNSDNTLIKEKLGWAPTMKLKDGLRITYFWIKDQIEKEKTQGVDLSIYGTSKVVGTQAPVQLGSLRAADGKE; encoded by the exons ATGGGAAGTGCTGGTAATACTGGAACCATGTATGGTGAATACACATACGATAATTTGGAAAGAGAACCTTACTGGCCTTATGAGAAACTGAGGATTTCCATCACTGGTGCCGGCGGGTTTATTGCTTCACATATCGCTAGGCGCTTGAAGAGCGAGGGTCATTACATCATTGCCTCCGATTGGAAGAAAAATGAGCACATGACAGAGGACATGTTCTGCCATGAGTTTCATCTTGTGGACCTACGGGTGATGGATAACTGCCTCAAGGTTACCACTGGCGTCGACCATGTTTTTAATCTGGCTGCAGATATGGGGGGGATGGGCTTTATCCAGTCTAACCATTCGGTGATTATGTACAATAACACGATGATCAGCTTCAACATGCTCGAGGCTTCCAGGATTAATGGTGTTAAGAG GCTTTTTTATGCATCTAGTGCTTGCATATACCCAGAATTTAAACAGTTGGATACTAATGTTAGCCTCAAGGAGTCTGACGCCTGGCCTGCAGAA CCTCAAGATGCATACGGCTTAGAGAAACTTGCAACAGAGGAGCTATGCAAACACTACAATAAGGACTTTGGGATTGAATGTAGAGTTGGTCGTTTCCATAATATCTATGGACCCTTTGGAACATGGAAAG GTGGAAGGGAGAAGGCTCCTGCTGCTTTCTGTAGGAAGGCAATTACTTCAACTGATAGGTTTGAGATGTGGGGCGATGGCCTGCAAACACGATCTTTTACTTTCATTGATGAATGTGTCGAAGGTGTCTTGAG ATTGACGAAGTCAGATTTTCGGGAGCCCTTGAACATTGGTAGCGATGAAATGGTCAGCATGAACGAGATGGCAGAAATTGTGCTCAGTTTTGAGGACAAGAATCTCCCCATCCATCATATCCCTGGTCCAGAGGGCGTCCGTGGCCGCAACTCAGACAACACACTGATAAAGGAGAAGCTGGGTTGGGCACCAACAATGAAACTGAAG GATGGTTTGAGGATCACGTACTTTTGGATAAAAGACcagattgaaaaagaaaagacacaaGGGGTCGATTTATCAATTTATGGAACATCTAAAGTGGTTGGCACCCAAGCCCCAGTTCAACTTGGTTCACTTCGGGCTGCTGATGGAAAAGAGTGA